One genomic region from Spodoptera frugiperda isolate SF20-4 chromosome 21, AGI-APGP_CSIRO_Sfru_2.0, whole genome shotgun sequence encodes:
- the LOC118280467 gene encoding 26S proteasome non-ATPase regulatory subunit 13, translating to MATGVKFYNVELNDFIARKQTTHPELSAEWLKLEELYNKKLWHQLTLKIQELVEKPTMQTGDNLITLYANFVSYFENKINPLSLVEIIAHVVKQYTNKKEAIAFLEKIEGKVKANDEALALCKVLQGQIYLEQLNDLDATEKIIEQLEGSLEDADGVTPVHGRFYKLASEYYRVRGPMAKYYRSALRYVGCAGGGAGLAPEERRATALRLALAAVIAPNVYDLGELLAHPILESLQGTPDAWACELVKAVASGDVALFEKVRASAHHPDLARTDRQLRQKIAILCLMEMAFNRTSAQRKLTFAEIAREARVPIDEVELLVMKALAEKLIRGHIDQVNSTAHIGWVRPRALPRAGAAALAARLDAWCVAVAGAADLLAGAAPDLLTA from the exons ATGGCGACTGGCGTGAAGTTTTATAACGTTGAATTAAACGATTTTATTGCAAGAAAACAGACAACTCACCCCGAGTTGTCTGCAGAATGGCTTAAATTAGAAGAACTATACAACAAAAA ATTATGGCACCAGCTTACCTTGAAGATCCAGGAGTTGGTGGAGAAGCCCACCATGCAGACTGGAGACAACCTGATCACTTTATACGCCaattttgttagttattttgaaaataa AATAAACCCGCTGTCCCTGGTGGAGATCATAGCGCATGTGGTGAAGCAGTACACCAACAAGAAGGAAGCCATCGCCTTCCTGGAGAAAATTGAGGGCAAAGTCAAGGCTAACGATGAAGCTCTCGCACTCTGCAAG GTCCTCCAAGGCCAGATATACCTAGAACAGCTGAATGACCTGGATGCCACGGAGAAGATCATCGAACAGCTGGAGGGCAGCCTCGAGGATGCTGATGGAGTCACTCCAGTGCACGGCAGATTTTATAAGCTCGCTTCTGAGTACTACAG AGTCCGAGGCCCGATGGCGAAGTACTACCGCTCAGCGCTCCGCTACGTGGGCTGCGCGGGCGGGGGCGCAGGCCTAGCGCCGGAGGAGCGCCGCGCCACCGCACTGCGACTCGCGCTCGCCGCTGTCATCGCACCTAATGTTTATGATCTAGGGGAGCTG CTAGCTCACCCAATCCTGGAATCCCTGCAAGGCACTCCGGACGCGTGGGCCTGTGAGCTGGTGAAGGCGGTGGCTTCCGGAGACGTGGCACTCTTCGAGAAAGTCAGGGCCTCCGCCCACCACCCGGACCTAGCGCGGACCGACAGACAACTGAGGCAGAAGATCGCTATCTTGTGTTTGATGGAG ATGGCGTTCAACCGCACATCAGCGCAGCGCAAGCTGACGTTCGCGGAGATAGCCCGCGAGGCCAGGGTGCCCATTGACGAGGTGGAGCTGCTTGTCATGAAGGCGCTCGCAGAGAAACTCATCAGGGGACATATTGATCAG GTGAACAGCACGGCGCACATAGGCTGGGTGCGTCCTAGGGCTCTGCCCCGCGCGGGGGCGGCGGCGCTGGCGGCGCGCCTCGACGCCTGGTGTGTCGCTGTCGCCGGCGCCGCGGACCTGCTGGCCGGCGCCGCGCCAGACCTGCTCACCGCATAG